Proteins from a single region of Crassaminicella profunda:
- a CDS encoding efflux RND transporter periplasmic adaptor subunit yields the protein MKKLVFIVGWILIINSFLLVGCGGNKVKETDGKDVEELKKEEVVYVKAEPVRTMDFTNEILLPGNLKPKEEAVVTAEVNGKVKEIYGDLGSNVRKGQSLCKLDDTTYQLAYENKNKDLSMAHIEYNNLTNDYERIKALYENNVKSKSEFEIVEKEYKKQKESLGMKENDVALAKKNMEDTNIKSPISGIISSKKVLMGQMLSVGTELFKLVNIDQMYVEVGIAEKDMPFIKKGQKCIIKVEVFSDTFEGKITNIGPEPEQETKTYPVKILINNEKRKLKSGMFATAKIILDQHKDALAVPKKAVIKEKEKYYVFVDENKKAVKREVKIGFSSDDAYEILEGVKKGEQIIVVGHENLEDGSVVEIK from the coding sequence TTGAAGAAGCTAGTATTCATAGTAGGATGGATATTGATTATCAATAGTTTTTTACTTGTAGGCTGTGGAGGAAATAAGGTAAAAGAAACAGATGGAAAGGATGTAGAGGAATTAAAAAAAGAAGAAGTTGTGTATGTAAAAGCGGAGCCTGTGAGAACCATGGATTTTACCAATGAAATTCTGTTACCTGGAAATTTAAAGCCTAAGGAAGAAGCGGTTGTAACAGCAGAAGTTAATGGAAAAGTAAAAGAAATTTATGGAGATTTAGGAAGTAATGTAAGGAAAGGGCAGTCCCTTTGTAAATTAGATGATACAACTTATCAATTAGCATATGAAAATAAAAATAAGGACCTTTCTATGGCTCATATAGAATATAATAATCTAACAAATGATTATGAAAGAATAAAAGCACTTTATGAAAATAATGTAAAATCAAAATCCGAATTTGAGATAGTAGAAAAGGAATATAAAAAACAAAAAGAATCATTAGGAATGAAAGAAAATGATGTAGCATTGGCAAAGAAAAATATGGAGGATACTAATATCAAATCACCTATTTCTGGGATTATCAGTAGTAAAAAGGTTCTGATGGGCCAAATGCTCTCTGTTGGAACGGAACTATTTAAACTTGTAAATATAGATCAAATGTATGTAGAAGTAGGGATTGCTGAAAAAGATATGCCTTTTATAAAAAAGGGACAAAAATGTATTATAAAGGTAGAGGTATTTTCAGATACCTTTGAGGGGAAAATTACAAACATAGGGCCAGAACCTGAACAAGAAACGAAGACATATCCTGTAAAAATTTTGATCAATAATGAAAAAAGAAAATTAAAATCAGGCATGTTTGCAACAGCTAAGATTATATTAGATCAACACAAAGATGCATTAGCAGTACCTAAAAAAGCTGTAATAAAAGAAAAAGAAAAATATTATGTATTTGTAGATGAAAATAAAAAGGCAGTAAAAAGAGAAGTGAAAATAGGATTTTCAAGTGATGATGCTTATGAAATTTTAGAAGGTGTTAAAAAAGGTGAGCAGATTATTGTAGTGGGACATGAAAATTTGGAAGATGGAAGTGTAGTTGAAATAAAATAA
- a CDS encoding D-2-hydroxyacid dehydrogenase → MKIVVLDGYTLNPGDLTWEGLEKLGEVMVYNRTPEEKIIERVGDAQIIYINKTVLKRETLEKLSHVKFIGVLATGYNVVDVDAAKELGIVVTNIPTYGTQAVAQFTFALLLEICHHVGEHDLSVKRGVWSKSIDFCYWKYPLMELAGKTMGIIGLGRIGQEVAKIAQAFGMNVLAYANHPKRELENEMLKYVELDTLFEKSDIISLHCPLFENTRGIINKENIAKMKDGVMIINTSRGPLIIEEDLAEALNSGKVASAAVDVLSEEPAAMDNPLMIAKNCIITPHIAWAPREARERLMNIAVDNLKQFLKGTPVNVVNL, encoded by the coding sequence ATGAAGATCGTTGTGCTAGATGGATATACATTAAACCCTGGAGATTTAACATGGGAAGGATTAGAAAAATTAGGAGAGGTTATGGTATATAATCGTACACCAGAAGAAAAAATTATTGAAAGAGTTGGAGATGCACAGATTATTTATATTAATAAAACGGTTTTAAAAAGAGAAACCCTTGAAAAATTATCACATGTGAAGTTTATTGGAGTTCTTGCTACAGGATATAATGTAGTTGATGTAGATGCTGCGAAGGAGTTAGGGATAGTTGTTACAAATATTCCTACCTATGGCACACAGGCTGTAGCGCAATTTACTTTTGCACTTCTTTTAGAAATTTGTCATCATGTGGGAGAGCATGATTTAAGTGTGAAAAGAGGAGTATGGAGCAAAAGTATAGACTTTTGTTATTGGAAGTATCCTTTGATGGAGCTTGCAGGAAAGACCATGGGGATTATTGGACTTGGTAGAATTGGTCAAGAGGTAGCTAAAATTGCACAAGCCTTTGGGATGAATGTATTAGCCTATGCTAATCATCCAAAGAGAGAATTAGAAAATGAGATGTTAAAATATGTAGAGCTTGATACATTATTTGAAAAATCAGATATAATTAGTTTGCATTGTCCATTATTTGAAAATACTAGAGGAATCATCAATAAAGAGAATATAGCAAAAATGAAGGATGGTGTGATGATTATTAATACATCTAGAGGACCTTTGATTATTGAAGAGGATTTAGCAGAAGCTTTAAATAGTGGTAAAGTGGCGAGTGCGGCGGTAGATGTGTTATCTGAAGAACCAGCAGCTATGGATAATCCATTAATGATAGCTAAAAATTGTATCATTACCCCTCATATAGCATGGGCTCCAAGGGAAGCAAGAGAGAGACTTATGAATATTGCTGTAGATAATTTAAAACAATTTTTGAAAGGAACACCTGTGAATGTTGTAAATCTTTAA
- a CDS encoding HAMP domain-containing sensor histidine kinase: MKDKKSINSFLFKNYIIIFFIMVVSLILTIYVTDFILENVIYRNIATEYIEPKDIYKIPFEEMDTKCIEMMECWIEILDENKKVIYVKGKKLDNIYQYDERFLYDQTSIHFDREKYPYWYNISPVEGPKGEPYLYVFKWPRDKFYFVVTPKLINTEKINSIGNVTYGTFLIVFLFFLFVSLIFYSRFTSKYIKTPLKYFRKGIREMERQNYSTRLDFHAQREFGEIRDAFNKMASKLEAVEMEKMKIAKSKQRMIVDISHDLKTPITSIYGFSKLLYDGEAKTKEDEKKYLKYIYNKSFYVSNLIEDFFSFSKLEDENFQLNFETYDFAEWLRQVISEYYPEIERKQFDLHIDISHMPILIEFDKKQMARAVINILSNAIKYNPPKTTLWIRCHRDEDQVLLTIADDGIGIREELKKVIFDSFVRGDKSRGTHDGSGLGLAITKKIIERHGGSMTLTSDQEAVTIFIITLGLKI; encoded by the coding sequence ATGAAGGATAAAAAAAGTATCAATAGCTTTTTATTTAAAAATTATATCATTATATTTTTTATTATGGTTGTGTCATTGATCTTAACCATTTATGTAACAGATTTTATTTTAGAGAATGTTATTTATAGAAATATAGCTACGGAGTATATTGAACCAAAGGATATCTACAAGATTCCTTTTGAAGAAATGGATACAAAATGTATTGAAATGATGGAATGTTGGATTGAAATTTTAGATGAAAATAAAAAAGTGATCTATGTAAAGGGAAAAAAGTTAGACAATATATACCAGTATGATGAAAGGTTTTTGTATGATCAAACATCTATTCATTTTGATAGAGAAAAATATCCCTATTGGTATAACATTTCTCCCGTAGAGGGACCGAAGGGGGAACCCTATTTATATGTATTCAAATGGCCAAGAGATAAATTTTACTTTGTAGTTACGCCCAAATTAATCAATACAGAAAAAATTAACAGCATAGGAAATGTAACCTATGGAACTTTTCTAATTGTCTTTTTATTTTTTCTCTTTGTAAGTCTTATTTTTTATAGTCGATTTACATCTAAATATATAAAGACACCTCTTAAATATTTTAGAAAAGGGATTCGAGAAATGGAAAGGCAAAATTATAGTACCAGATTAGATTTTCATGCTCAAAGGGAGTTTGGAGAAATAAGAGATGCTTTTAATAAAATGGCCAGTAAACTCGAAGCAGTAGAAATGGAAAAAATGAAAATAGCTAAGAGTAAGCAACGGATGATTGTAGATATATCTCATGATTTAAAGACGCCTATTACCTCTATTTATGGGTTTTCTAAACTACTTTATGATGGAGAAGCAAAGACGAAAGAGGATGAGAAAAAGTATTTAAAATATATATACAATAAATCTTTTTATGTATCTAATTTGATAGAAGATTTCTTTAGCTTTTCAAAATTAGAAGATGAAAATTTTCAACTTAACTTTGAAACTTATGATTTTGCTGAGTGGTTGAGACAAGTGATTAGTGAATATTATCCAGAAATCGAAAGGAAACAATTTGATTTACATATAGATATTAGTCATATGCCTATCCTGATAGAATTTGATAAAAAGCAAATGGCAAGAGCAGTGATTAATATATTATCCAATGCTATTAAATATAATCCACCAAAAACTACTCTGTGGATTAGATGCCATAGGGATGAAGATCAGGTACTACTCACTATTGCAGACGATGGAATTGGCATAAGAGAAGAATTAAAAAAGGTTATTTTTGATTCTTTTGTAAGAGGAGATAAGAGTAGAGGTACCCATGATGGGTCAGGATTAGGCCTTGCCATAACGAAAAAGATTATAGAAAGACATGGAGGAAGTATGACGCTTACATCAGATCAAGAAGCTGTAACTATATTTATAATTACATTAGGATTGAAAATATAA
- a CDS encoding efflux RND transporter permease subunit produces the protein MKDQKEYSSYIPELHDEKNVLGKWACLFVDRPRIMILLIILIVYAGMISFTQMPKEINPEIRLPYINVTTTYTGASPEEMETLVTDELENKISEIEGIKSLKSTSALGYSNIDISFDVSADMEKMKNEIKDKVSEAKGALPDDADEPYISEAETGNKYVLILNLTGVDDLVELKNSADRIRDEIKKNKDVSDVEVYGGLEREIKVIVDPHKLVAYNLRLDQIGNALKDSNTTIPGGNVYLDHKKYNVRTIGKFKAVEDMKNVVVSYTGSGPLYIKDIGVVVDGYKEIQSDARMSVGIGTKNPTVKKSVTLVVKRKEGSDAIAIGEEVRNILTEGKGSIYPEEMETHITMDLAEEIDRQLGDVFDNAKSGLFLVIIVLYIFIGLSESLVVSVVIPLALLASTILLKNMGASINTMILFSMILAVGMLVDNGIVVMENIDRLRMKGVNAKDAAKAATNQVAPAILSATLTTLAAFLPMAITPGLYGYWLKWIPITVIAALGSSFFIATTVTPALSSVFLKEHGKKDKKRKKFLDIGIRGISILSVFILSMLSFKDKHEGFLNTNILAWSFTIVFTGAILYKLIKGKKNPLDSPFIKTYGNILHSIIISKKKKFAVLGIVLALLIGSVMLPISGILKITVFGDMDAEEFNVNIKTPVGSELETTSNIAAEVEKILFDYPEMKSFSTSISNPERARIRVKLLEKDKRERTSMEIAEDCRQRIKDIPGAEITIGQMKGGIDFGNKDIEIMIYGKNFDTLKTIAGDFTDTLKNIEGTFDAGNNFENGLSEMQIIINREKAALLGLDHRSISMGIRNAVHGLKATTFKINQEEIDVMIRTTKEKLSHKEDFNNIYFYGKSNQPIPFSYVATAKEEEGCSAIFHHSEKRYAKVGANVKNQEQKMAIQEAFMKKVNEYSMPKGYSIGFDREQEEVNDYFINMGKNMLIAMILVYLILSIQFNSLSQPFVILFSVPLAVIGVFIGLTLVGSYLGLTSLIGMVSLVGIAVNDAIVLVDYINYLRKNGYEMDQAIKETAMTRFIPVMSTTITTVGGILPLTLKNDFYAPMGYAIIFGLSFATLLTLVIVPILYSLVEGMKAYFKNRKLRKMEMNPQNL, from the coding sequence ATGAAAGACCAAAAGGAATATTCAAGCTATATACCAGAACTTCATGATGAAAAAAATGTTCTTGGTAAATGGGCTTGTTTGTTTGTAGATAGACCGAGAATTATGATTTTATTAATTATTTTGATTGTTTATGCTGGCATGATTTCTTTTACCCAAATGCCAAAAGAAATCAATCCAGAGATAAGACTTCCGTATATAAATGTTACAACAACTTATACAGGAGCATCACCAGAAGAAATGGAAACTTTAGTGACGGATGAATTAGAAAATAAAATCAGTGAGATAGAAGGAATAAAAAGCTTGAAATCCACATCTGCATTAGGGTATTCAAATATTGATATTAGCTTTGATGTAAGTGCTGATATGGAAAAGATGAAAAATGAGATAAAGGATAAGGTATCAGAAGCAAAAGGAGCACTTCCAGATGATGCAGATGAACCTTATATAAGTGAAGCTGAAACAGGAAATAAATATGTATTGATCCTTAATCTCACAGGAGTAGATGATTTAGTAGAGCTTAAAAATTCTGCGGATCGAATAAGGGATGAGATTAAAAAGAATAAGGATGTATCTGATGTAGAGGTATATGGAGGGTTAGAAAGAGAAATCAAGGTCATTGTAGATCCTCATAAGTTAGTAGCATACAACTTAAGGCTAGACCAGATAGGAAATGCACTAAAAGATAGCAACACAACTATACCAGGAGGAAATGTCTATCTAGATCATAAAAAATATAATGTAAGAACGATAGGTAAGTTTAAAGCTGTAGAAGATATGAAAAATGTAGTTGTTTCCTATACAGGAAGTGGCCCTTTATATATAAAGGATATAGGTGTTGTAGTAGATGGTTATAAGGAAATACAATCTGATGCTAGGATGTCTGTTGGAATAGGGACTAAAAATCCTACGGTGAAAAAATCAGTAACATTAGTAGTAAAGAGAAAAGAAGGGTCTGATGCCATAGCCATAGGGGAAGAAGTACGAAATATCTTAACTGAAGGGAAAGGAAGTATTTATCCAGAGGAGATGGAGACTCATATCACCATGGATTTAGCGGAAGAAATAGATCGTCAGCTTGGAGATGTTTTCGATAATGCTAAATCAGGTTTATTTCTAGTAATTATTGTTTTGTACATATTTATAGGATTATCAGAGTCATTAGTCGTTTCTGTAGTTATTCCACTAGCCCTTTTGGCATCTACCATATTACTTAAGAATATGGGAGCTTCCATCAATACAATGATTCTTTTCTCTATGATTTTAGCTGTAGGGATGCTTGTGGATAATGGAATTGTAGTGATGGAAAATATAGATCGCTTGAGGATGAAGGGCGTAAATGCTAAGGATGCAGCAAAGGCTGCTACAAATCAAGTAGCACCAGCCATCTTATCAGCAACTCTTACTACATTGGCTGCATTTTTACCTATGGCAATAACTCCTGGTCTTTATGGTTATTGGTTAAAATGGATTCCTATAACTGTAATTGCAGCACTAGGATCATCTTTTTTTATTGCTACTACTGTAACACCAGCATTAAGTTCTGTATTTTTAAAAGAACATGGTAAAAAAGATAAAAAAAGAAAGAAATTTTTAGATATAGGAATCAGAGGAATATCCATACTTTCTGTATTTATTCTTTCTATGCTTTCCTTTAAGGATAAACATGAAGGGTTTTTAAATACAAATATACTTGCTTGGAGTTTTACTATTGTTTTTACAGGTGCCATTTTGTATAAGCTGATAAAAGGAAAGAAAAATCCATTAGATAGTCCTTTTATAAAAACTTATGGGAATATCCTACACAGCATTATTATTAGCAAAAAGAAAAAATTTGCAGTATTAGGAATTGTTTTAGCTTTATTGATAGGAAGTGTCATGTTACCTATATCAGGTATATTAAAGATTACCGTATTTGGAGATATGGATGCAGAAGAATTTAATGTAAATATTAAAACGCCAGTAGGTTCAGAGCTAGAAACTACATCTAATATAGCAGCAGAGGTTGAAAAAATATTGTTTGATTATCCTGAAATGAAGAGCTTTAGCACAAGTATTTCAAATCCTGAAAGAGCAAGAATTCGAGTAAAGCTTTTAGAGAAGGATAAAAGAGAAAGAACAAGTATGGAAATTGCAGAGGATTGTAGGCAGCGTATAAAAGATATTCCAGGGGCAGAGATCACTATAGGACAAATGAAAGGTGGTATTGACTTTGGGAATAAGGATATAGAAATCATGATTTATGGAAAGAACTTTGATACCTTAAAGACCATCGCAGGAGATTTTACAGATACATTAAAGAATATAGAGGGTACTTTTGATGCAGGAAACAATTTTGAAAATGGTTTAAGTGAAATGCAGATTATTATCAATAGAGAAAAGGCAGCTTTATTAGGTTTAGATCATAGAAGTATTTCTATGGGCATAAGAAATGCTGTACATGGTTTGAAGGCAACTACTTTTAAAATCAATCAAGAAGAGATTGATGTGATGATTCGTACAACGAAGGAAAAATTATCTCATAAGGAAGATTTTAATAATATTTATTTCTATGGAAAAAGCAATCAACCTATACCTTTTTCTTATGTAGCTACTGCAAAAGAAGAGGAAGGCTGTTCAGCAATTTTTCATCATAGCGAGAAAAGATATGCAAAGGTTGGAGCAAATGTAAAAAATCAAGAACAAAAGATGGCTATACAAGAAGCGTTTATGAAGAAAGTGAATGAATATTCTATGCCAAAGGGGTATTCTATAGGGTTCGATCGAGAACAAGAAGAGGTGAATGATTATTTTATCAACATGGGGAAAAATATGTTGATTGCCATGATTCTTGTATATCTTATTCTTTCTATACAATTTAATTCTTTATCTCAGCCATTTGTTATATTATTTTCTGTACCACTTGCTGTAATTGGTGTATTCATAGGGCTTACCCTAGTAGGAAGCTATTTGGGATTAACCTCATTAATAGGAATGGTATCCTTAGTAGGAATCGCAGTAAATGATGCCATTGTATTAGTGGATTATATCAATTATTTGAGGAAAAATGGATATGAGATGGATCAGGCTATAAAAGAAACGGCTATGACTAGATTTATACCTGTTATGTCAACGACTATAACTACTGTAGGAGGAATACTACCCCTTACGTTAAAAAATGATTTTTATGCACCTATGGGATATGCAATCATATTTGGATTAAGTTTTGCAACGTTATTGACATTAGTGATTGTACCTATACTCTATTCTTTAGTAGAGGGGATGAAAGCATATTTTAAGAATAGGAAATTGAGGAAAATGGAGATGAATCCACAAAATTTATAA
- a CDS encoding ATP-binding protein has translation MFIGRDYELNTLNRLYTEDQFQFVVIYGRRRVGKTRLLTEFCKDKESIFYVAEEYNEKMALEKFSQKILEHFQMEDFISSFESWEKAFLFLAKQSLDRKIVLVMDEFPYVALANKSIPSLLQNLIDHDLKNTKLYLVVCGSSMSFMEKEILSYRSPLYGRRTAQLKIEPFDFFDSIKFFQNYSFEEQVKAYGVLGGIPQYLLKFRDKDSIEENIKRQILDKSSYLYTEPMNLLKQELREPAMYNSIIEAIATGASKLNEIATKVGEAGSKCSAYLKTLIELQIVEKQVPVGEKESSRKTIYRLKDNLFNFWYRFVFDYPSLIEQEMIDYLYEKKIKPEMNHYLGYIFEKICIDYLIRQNKKYELPFVFEKIGSWWGNNPIKRRQEEIDILAVSKECAFIGECKWRNEPLDMKVVMALIEKAQILPYKEKYYAFFSKSGFTKEVLDYGEKNKCIYLYEKLL, from the coding sequence ATGTTTATCGGTAGAGATTATGAGTTAAATACATTAAATCGTTTATATACAGAAGACCAATTTCAATTTGTTGTTATATATGGAAGAAGAAGAGTAGGAAAAACCAGATTATTGACAGAGTTTTGCAAAGACAAAGAATCTATTTTCTATGTAGCGGAAGAATACAATGAAAAGATGGCGTTAGAAAAATTTTCTCAAAAGATTTTAGAGCATTTTCAAATGGAGGACTTTATATCAAGCTTTGAATCTTGGGAGAAGGCGTTCTTATTTTTGGCAAAGCAAAGTCTTGATAGAAAAATTGTTTTAGTAATGGATGAATTTCCTTATGTGGCTTTAGCCAATAAGAGTATACCATCTTTGCTTCAGAATTTGATTGATCATGATTTAAAGAACACAAAATTGTATTTGGTGGTATGTGGTTCATCTATGAGTTTTATGGAAAAGGAGATTTTATCTTATAGAAGTCCTTTGTATGGAAGAAGAACAGCACAATTAAAAATAGAGCCTTTTGATTTTTTTGATAGTATAAAGTTTTTTCAAAATTATAGCTTTGAAGAACAAGTAAAAGCCTATGGTGTTTTAGGGGGGATTCCTCAATATCTATTGAAATTTAGAGATAAAGACTCTATTGAAGAGAATATAAAAAGGCAGATATTAGATAAATCCAGTTATTTGTATACAGAGCCTATGAATCTTTTAAAGCAAGAACTAAGGGAACCTGCTATGTATAATTCTATTATTGAGGCCATTGCAACAGGTGCGTCTAAATTAAATGAAATTGCAACGAAGGTAGGAGAGGCAGGGAGTAAATGTTCAGCTTATTTAAAAACTTTAATAGAATTACAGATTGTAGAAAAACAAGTGCCTGTTGGAGAAAAGGAAAGCTCAAGAAAGACCATTTATCGATTAAAAGATAATTTATTTAATTTTTGGTATCGATTTGTCTTTGACTATCCATCACTGATTGAACAGGAAATGATTGATTATCTTTATGAAAAGAAAATAAAGCCTGAGATGAATCATTATTTAGGATATATATTTGAAAAGATTTGTATAGATTATTTGATCAGACAAAATAAAAAGTATGAGTTACCTTTTGTTTTTGAAAAAATTGGTTCATGGTGGGGGAATAATCCTATAAAAAGACGTCAAGAAGAAATAGATATTTTGGCAGTTAGTAAGGAATGTGCGTTTATTGGGGAATGTAAATGGAGAAATGAACCCTTAGATATGAAGGTAGTCATGGCTCTTATAGAAAAGGCTCAAATACTACCCTATAAAGAAAAATATTATGCTTTTTTCTCTAAAAGTGGTTTTACAAAAGAGGTTTTAGATTATGGGGAGAAGAATAAGTGTATCTATTTATATGAAAAGTTATTGTAA
- a CDS encoding response regulator transcription factor, whose protein sequence is MKNILIVDDEKEIVELLKIYLENHGFHGLKAYDGEMALKCMKENVVDAIILDIMMPKMDGIEFIKEMRKISNIPVMFLSAKDEDMDKIYGLGIGADDYMTKPFNPLEVVARMQALMRRCHQYDKDENYNQKSKQNICIGELCLEEKSCQVYKGERIVELTTLEYKLLQFLMKNPNKVFTKKQLYESTWEQDYMGDDNIIMVYVSRLRDKIEYDSKSPDYLKTIRGLGYRFEGNVKNEG, encoded by the coding sequence ATGAAGAATATTTTAATAGTAGATGATGAGAAGGAAATTGTAGAACTACTAAAGATTTATTTAGAAAACCATGGCTTTCATGGATTAAAGGCTTATGATGGAGAAATGGCACTTAAGTGTATGAAAGAAAATGTTGTAGATGCTATTATTCTAGATATTATGATGCCTAAAATGGATGGTATTGAATTCATAAAAGAAATGAGAAAAATATCTAACATTCCTGTTATGTTTTTATCAGCAAAAGATGAGGATATGGATAAGATTTATGGTTTAGGAATAGGAGCCGATGATTACATGACTAAGCCTTTTAATCCCCTGGAAGTAGTTGCACGGATGCAGGCTTTAATGAGAAGATGTCATCAATATGATAAGGATGAAAATTATAATCAAAAATCTAAACAAAATATTTGTATAGGGGAGTTGTGCTTAGAAGAAAAGAGTTGCCAAGTTTATAAGGGAGAAAGAATAGTAGAACTTACTACCTTAGAATATAAGCTCCTTCAATTTTTAATGAAAAATCCAAATAAAGTATTTACGAAGAAACAATTATATGAATCTACATGGGAACAAGATTATATGGGTGATGACAATATTATTATGGTTTATGTTAGTAGATTAAGAGACAAGATCGAGTATGATTCAAAAAGCCCTGATTACTTAAAAACCATAAGAGGTCTTGGGTATAGGTTTGAGGGGAATGTGAAAAATGAAGGATAA